The Argiope bruennichi chromosome 5, qqArgBrue1.1, whole genome shotgun sequence genome segment tttataacaatcatCATTGCATACCTTCAAAGCATCAATCTataattatctacaaaaaaaacttcatgaaataaatgattagCTTCCTATAATTCATTAAgatggatataaaaattttaattaaatttaaccaatattcaattgaaatactCACCTCTTTCATAAAAAGTGTTAATTAAATCTGTAGATTAAAATTCCCTTATCAGCAATAGTGTATATTAAAACTTGAATTGTATTCTCTAATACATCACTATTTTAAGTTGGCCATCTAAAATTGATCAATTCATTTCAagctcataaaatatttagtattatgctcttattaaataattaaaggcaTCAAAAATAGTTATATAGAACATAAGGTTTCTTCTTAAGCTTCACATTTAAGGACtggaaagaaaaaagttttttttcaaatgcaaacaCAAGaagcatttaacaaaatatagcTTTATTATACATCAAACAAAACATCTTCAAAGCAATTTGTGTCCAAAGAGTATTACATAAATCATTTAAGCAACAAAAGGAGTATGGTATACTGATTGAACACAACATATTGAtactttaactgaaaaaaaaaaaaaaaatccactttcttAAACAATCCATTAAAACTGAGATACAGCATTAACAAAAAGCTTGGGACACTAAAATGATGATTATGTttataatacaatgaaaaatgttAACAACTTCTGTTACTTCTTAgtcttcaaacaattaaaaaagattatcaaaaattgtaatcaaactcattttatattattacaagtaaaatattcaattcgaaagattattttaaaaacatcagaaaatTTCAGTGGTCCGAtattaaaagctattaaaaactgtttagaaagtgattaaaataaacattacaaaCTAAATCTCGAtgttacaaaatgtatttttacctgtaatgaaatgaatattattaacaattcttcgaaatgttaataaaatgttcGTTTATCTGAAAATTCACAAGTTGAAGCCGCCAAAACAGAAGTTCGTTAACAGTAATTTGGTccgtcaaaaataaataaaagaaacgcGTAAAGATGTTTCAGTTCGGAAAAAAAAGTCAGTGATGAACAGGTTTATTTCTTCCCCTTCTTGGCTGCCGCTTTCTTGGGAGTTGCCTTTGGTTTCTTCGCCTTGGGAGTCTTTGCTTTGACGGTTTTCGGTTTGGCCACTTTCTTGGGGGTTGCAGGTTTCGCTTTCTTTGTGGGGGACTTTTTCGGCTTAGCGGCTGCTGCCTTTTTCGGTTTCGCTGCTTTTTTCGGGGTAGTTGCCTTTGGCTTCTTGGGCTTTGGTGCAGCCTTAACAGCAGCTTTCTTTGGCTTGGCAGCTGCCTTTTTCTCCTTGGTACCAGATGAGGATCCTCCAATTCGGAAAGAACCTGTAGCGCCTTTTCCTTTTGTCTGAACAAGACCACCGCTTGCAACAGCAGTTTTAAGGTATTTCTTGATAAAAGGAGACAACTTCTCAGCATCCACCTTGTAGTTAgctttgatgtattttttaatggCTTGAACAGATGAACCGCCGCGTTCTTTCAAAGACCCAATAGCTGCATTGACCATCTCGGACACCTTAGGATGTGTCGGTGCCGTTTTGGGCTTTTTCACTTTAGGCGTCTTAGCCTTCTTCGTCGGGGTATCATTAACAACGTCAACCATTTTGTCTACTACGACTCGTAAAAGCAGAGCTCAGGCAAGAATCTTTGAAATGCAAAAGTAACACACTCTCTAACAACGTTTGCGCAAGAAATGAAACCCATGCCGTTGAGCCACTCGTACTTATAGATTTCGTGCGGACGTCGTAGAAAGCTATAAACTAGGTATGTAGCGCGGGGAGGCTTCAGTTCGAAACGAATGCACATTCGTCCGTCAGTTGTGCTTCTTGATATTATTTAAACCCTTCCGGTTTCCTTAATTGTATTGTAATTGGTTTTCAACTGATTTCCGGTTttagatttgatttcaaattacttattttcacTCTTTCTACCATTTTGGAagctcttgttttttcagtaagaGATTCGAAAGAGGATATCGACTGTTACAAAATTTCTAagtcgataattttttttcatttttctaaaaaacagaGAGCGAAGggcaatatttttcatgattgaagaaaattttgaaatgtcaaGACTCATAATGACTCATCATCAATAGtttagagttattttttaaagggcaaaatcgatattttttgagGTCACCTAACACAGTTGACTGCTGTCAAATCAAATCTATGTCGCCATTGCTTTTATAGTgatgcttttttattttgaaaataatgataatttgtcctaatttgatatttaaaggtACTTTAGATTCAACTAATATAGAGTAGGAAGTAATAATTAATGCGGAAGCCTAATGCGTCgagttctttttaattctttcaaagtaTATGCAGTTGAATTGAATACCTtgcatacacaaaaaaaatgtcttttcattagatttctgaaataatattattttgaaaattttagctttCGAATAAAAAGGtaatcttttaatatatcatgggatgttaaatttcaagatatattaaaattttaaaaaagaattacattgTTATGATATAGTTAGATGTAAGCATTTTACAGAggataaggcattttttttaaatggcgtttttttaatatatatgatttttttttaaaatttcttaatatagaaGGTTATGAATACAATTCATTATTTACAGCAATAATTTTTTGGACACAGTACTTATAaagagaaatcaataaaaaattatgttttttttttctggttaacAGGCATGAAGTGAGCTAAAAAAATAAGGTTATTTTTTAATCGTAATTCATTGCAATAATCTATagattttatggattaaaatacaaaattaacaaattttatgttttgcaaatcgcaataaattattttgatgaataattattttttggccttgaacaaaaatttattttcaaacaattaaagacagtaaaaaaatcatacttggaaaaaaacattcaaatttgaaatttacattttataattatttttttgcctatatgtatgtatgaaatctttagtaaaatacaattttattaaattgattttttttttaattttcagttattgggggtaaatattcaaaaatcaattattttgatgaaaacaatttcgtatttatgtatatatatatatatatatattacaaaccgtatttctgaaatttcattatgaagacagaaattttcaaactaacacacattatttttttattttaaatttacataatttataaataaatttaaaaaattactatcgaAAAAAAAACGAAACGTGTATCTTATTtgtaagaataattataattaatgtaataatacaaatttcatctttcacatgctgaattaatttttttacataaaataaaaaaaaaattgaaaattaaaatttcaattgctttGAAAACAGAAATCCAAAGATATTAGTATCATCCGCTGCTTCTcgtgttatatttatttgaacttgAATGAAAAATTACCTAAATTCTCAGTTTATGGCcgtataatatatttcttttaattacttaacCTTCGTCATATTTGCATCAGATTACCATAtttgtaaacttaaaaaaaggtCATTTATTGACTTAATAATTCGGCACGAAATTCATATGGAAATCGTAAACATCTCAAATATTATgacatttaattgaatcaatgcAACATTTGTTATCTGATCAAATAATAGATGAAATCATGTATAAGCTTTGGTTGATTTGAGACAGCCCTCTTTACCAGGAAGA includes the following:
- the LOC129968132 gene encoding histone H1-III-like — protein: MVDVVNDTPTKKAKTPKVKKPKTAPTHPKVSEMVNAAIGSLKERGGSSVQAIKKYIKANYKVDAEKLSPFIKKYLKTAVASGGLVQTKGKGATGSFRIGGSSSGTKEKKAAAKPKKAAVKAAPKPKKPKATTPKKAAKPKKAAAAKPKKSPTKKAKPATPKKVAKPKTVKAKTPKAKKPKATPKKAAAKKGKK